Within Primulina tabacum isolate GXHZ01 chromosome 5, ASM2559414v2, whole genome shotgun sequence, the genomic segment ATTCCATGAATTCCTCCTGAAACATTCACTGCCACTGCTGCAGCTATCTCAGAAGGCCTGTATCCCAAGAAATCGATACCTGCATTGAATTCTCAACCAACAAATCGAATCAACACTTCATTCTTTGAACAGAGTATTGTATTAAATTGACTACAAATTGAAAACAAACCTTTTATTGTGCTTAAAATGATTTCAACTGATCTGGAGATCAATGGCTCTGGTGGAAATTCAGTATCATTAATCTTTCTAAGGTAATAGTCTATGTAGTCGCATGGTGTATAAGGTTTCATCCTCCACTTCAAGTATTCCAGCACCACAATCTCCATTCTTTGCACGGTTTTGCCTTGAAACACAACTTCTGTCTCCCCGGCCTGTGACATTCATACCCATGGAATAAACATCAGTGGCAGTCACTTTTCTCAACTCAAAATAACAACAATTTTCCTCCATGATCAAAATATCAAATCACTCATTCGAAAAGGCAATCCAAATGTACAACTTGAATATTTCAGATCTTATAGCATTGCAATTGTCACACTTCAATCGTTGTGACAAATGGCATTATATTACCTGTATGCCAAGAGTAGATGGGGCATTCACCTCCTCCACCTTGGCTGCGAGTAATAAACACGCTACAGCTACCAACTGAGTTGTCCATTTATGTTTACCTCCCTGTTCACGTCAAAGCAAACAAATTGGCAGGCAATAATATAAGGCATTAGTATTCAAATGCAATTAAATGAACAAAATGCCATTGCAGAACAAATAAATCCAATAGGTTCTTACGTTTTCTGATGAACACACGGGCACGTTGTATACAGATAGAAACCTATCCAAGTAGTTCACAGCCAAATACAGACACGATTCTCCAAACTTATGGTAAGCACAAGCCTGAAAAACACAAATGACGCAAGAATTcaatgaaattttcaaaaaataaatattctcagttaatttttatttcaaataaaatgatgtgATTGAGCCTAGTATTACATTTATGTTGATAAGCTCCCAAGAAACCATTGCATGAATTACCAGAAATCAGAACATAGAACCAATTAAGAACTTAGAACCAATTAACCACGGAATCTGCTCTATTTTAGATGGTTATCAATTGATGTGGGAAAAATCCCATTTTGGCAAAAATGATTGGGAaatgaaagaaataaaaaattaccGCCAACACCCAAAAATGGTGATCGAAATGAATTAAAACGAAAAAAAACCCCATTCAACCAATTAACAATCGTAAAATTCATTTTTGATCATAAAGAAAAATTATGTGAACACACAAATGCAAtagggaaaaaaaagaaaaaagaaaagaatggCAACCGATTCACCTTAGACATCCAATCCAAAGCTTCTTTTCTCAAACCCAAAACAAGCTCCCCACTCCTCAATCTTTCGAGATACGCATCTCCGAGCAAGAACTCCCTTTCTCTTTCAACCATCCAGCCAATGTGTTCTGCACTCAGGCATGGGAAAGGAATAAACGGCCTTGATTCTGATCCACCATCTGGCCCAATTTTTTCACTGTTTCGATGGTTTTGTTCATTGAAAGGATTAAAAAGATCATCATATTCATCGCCACCATTAGAGCAAAAGCCACTATTTTCTTCGTCACACAGCAAGTCTGGCTCTGAACAGTCAAAGCTGTTGCAATCGGCCATTGGGAACTCACCCCCTCAATGAATGTGCTTTTGTTGTTAATGGAAGTTGTCAAAATCTCACCAAGAATTGgtttttatgggacctttttctGCATGTCAGTGATTTTTCGTTGTTTTcttgatatatataataatacatACAAAAATAAAGCACGCAGCGGCTGAGGAATTGGGCAGGGTAAAGAAAACCGACCCAGTTCCAATACAAGAAAAGAGCCTAGTAGGCAGTAAGTGCAACATAAGTCATCCTGCTAAAAAGCACGCATTAGTGGTGATCGAAATGCAAATACGGATCGGTTgtgtttttaataaaattttgaaataaatcattttatcaGTTTTGCAAAATTGCAAACCAAACCCAATAATTAAATACCAAATCAAATCTAAATTTCGGTTTAGATCGGTTCAACTTGGCGTGGATGGTAGATtttgaacttttttttttttttaaatatgttgtAAAATCAATATCATTGGTTTGGTTCGAGTTTTTATCATAAATTGAACCAATCCGACTTTGTGCACCCTTACTTGACATGCATATCTTTGATTTGGGCTGACTCTAAAAAATTCAATCGAttctagaaaaaaaaaatctgaactAAATATAATTTTAGAAAAGGGGAACGAACTATCTCCGACCAAGGTCCATCAAATAAGAAGtcgtatattattttaaacCCATATATAAGTTCAATATAAGTCATTGATATGAGGATTAACAtgttgagtaggtcttttgtgagacgatctcacttatctttatctgtgagacgggtcaaccttaccgatattcacaataaaaagtaatattatgtcatggatgacccaaataagagatctgtattacaaaatacgatctgtgagacggtctcacataagtttttgtctaaCATGTTAGAGTTCAACGTTGTTCATTTTTTTCctaacaaaataatatatatcgCAAGTTTTATTTCGTTAATGTACATTTCTTTTACTGTATTTGAGTattctgaaattttattttattttatgtacaTACTTGTAATATCAGAGACTGTATTGATGCTTTGAACCTTGTGTGTATATTGACAAGTGGTCATCTGGTTATTTATAACGAGTTTTCTACACGCGTTACATGTAcgtacaattttttatttttattttttgtacacaACGACATGTGGTCATGTGGTTATTTATAACGAGTTCTATCTACACGCGTTATATGcacatattatttttgttttttccgCACACAGTTATGTGCGTGAACATTCCATTTTTCATAGGTAATttgttataaaataaattataaattaaattttaaaaaaaattacgattttatgactttcaataaatttctttaaacaattaaataaatttggaAGTTTGAAATACAATAaatgtgtaaaaaaaaattgaattaaaaatttaacTAAAGTAAATAAGAGTATCCGAGgaattaattaaagtaaatagaTTGAGGTatgttaaaaattatatttcggTCCCAGTGTTTTTATCTTATTATacctaattttaaaatatggtatagAGTATATCAAAcgatttaaattatatattaaaacaatcaaactctttaatttttataataaaaataaaaaaattccaatAATAATCATGCAAATGAACCTAACGAAAACTTGGCTTGGTTTGGCTATAACTCGTTTATGTTTATTTTGAttcatcatttaattaaaaaataccaATTTTTATAATTAGACAACTAATTTTCGTTTGTGcatcttgatgatgttgtggaggTACTTTTATCAAGCATTAATGCATATTTTGAGTTAAGGtaattatgtatttttaaagcatattaatttttaaataaaaacttgtgtgagacggtcttacgggtcgtattttgtgcgaggaatatcttatttgggtcatcaatgaaaaaatattaatttttatgctaagagtattactttttattgtgaatatcggtagggttgacccgtctctcACAATATACCTACTCTTTTTttatggtttaaaaaaaaaagaatcattCAATCATTCATtacacaaaattttgaaaattctgaATGAGGGGAATGCCCCTTAATAATTTGGGAAAGtggaattaatttttttctggTCAATGACGAATAGGTGGAAAATAATTGACTGGGAAACGAGTGAGAGAAATacattgaaaatatgatatgagaAAGCTCGAATTTAACTGAATAGATGGATTGAAAATTTAAAGTTTTTCTTACATATAAACATTTTAGTCCAAGATAGTTAATTTGATTCCCTTATTATTTTCACCATTTATAAAATTTCCCACTTTTCAAACTTTATTTgtggagaaattttttttccttttcaaccTTGCTTTTTCTAAACTTACCACGTTTCTCTATCTTGATTTTTGGTGTTAACGTTGTTTATTTCCACGAGATTTCTCATATCAAATCTAATACTGACTGgacattatcatattcatagtGTGTActacttatttttttatatttgtcaaaaaaaattaaaaaaaaaacacgaatcaaatatttaatgaatacTTTGTGCAAAGTATTGCTAATGCCGATATACGTACTCAAGTAAAAATGTGAtgaaaaaatgtaaaaataagaataatctTAGAGTGGAGAGTCGTCTTAAATGCTCGGATCTAAGAAATTGCATTTGTACAATTAcaataaggcaaaaacttgtgtgagacggtttcaggggtcgtattttgtgagacgattctcttatttgtgtcatccattaaaaaatattactttttatgctaaaattattattttttattgtgaatatcgatatgattAATCCTTCTCACAGGATACCGTTATAATAGATATACGAAGGAACGTCACATTACATAGAAATTCTGAACAATGATTATAACGTTTTTCCAGTGATTGGTTGTTAGAGGTGTTTTGAGTacttttaaaatcatttttagtaatatgttttttttaaaaaaaaaaataagaacgcaaacaggaaaaaaaaatgatttaaggTTTCAACTACACACAATTTCGCACTTAACTAAAACTACTTTGGTAGGCCTCTTTAGTGtagatttcttcttgatttatGCAAAATTTATACAATCAGTATCGCATTGTTAAGATCGAAAAAAGTTTAAAGATGTGTTAATAaattatttccaattaaatCGACAATTAAAAAAACATAAGACGTGTGAGCAGCTCAAGTTGATTTTCCAATCAAAACTAAAGACTAAACTCATCAGAGCGGAAACAACTCAAAATACAAAGTGAATGTCAAATGCTAAAATCGGATCGGATAACATAAAAGTAAATGACTGTAAGTAAATAATGACGATAATTtgtttatgaaaattcaaagactAATATTTTACGTCTTCTTTTCTTCTGTCAGAAGATTTGATGGGCATAACTCTTTTGTACAAACTTACTTCAATTCGGGTCAAAAAGCTTATTGAGCTGAAATTCCTAGCAACTAATTCAACAAAGTTCAATCTATTAAGAAACAAACTTCTTACGGTTACAATGATTATCACTCAACAATGAAACTTACGTATACAAAATAGGCGAGAACAAAATGTTCACAAAGTGATCCTTAAGATCATTTGATAAAAATTTGAGACGTGTGCAAATCAACTTAGAATAATTCTTTTAAGATATGCTGAGATTTCAGAAAATGGTTGATGATATTCAATATAATAATGGTCTTCTTCAATTATGATACAtcctcttttattttttatatattttttgtttatttacaAGAATTTGTTTAGTTGGAGAGACTGAATATAGAAACAAAATCGtaattgttaaaatatttaagtaaAGTATGAAActgtattaaataaataatgtttgAATTGATAGGTTAAATTTAGATAAAATggtaaattataattttatcatttttaataataaataaatataagtaaaaaaataaaataaataataatattatcattttaattcaatgattttgattgatattaaataaataatttatgaatttatttatatgaaatatataatcaatatatGATTTGATTGTATTATTGATGACATCGAAGTCAACAGCCTATTATTATAATTAACGtgtttcaagaaaatattttttttatatctatgtattttttattttaataatcatattacctctaatttttaatttttaaattatcatacattttaacataaaatgaTTACTtttgttaaatttatatttgtacaTAATCTATAAACCTCATATATGATTCGAACATGTATGTATGTTGGGTGCACACAAATCCAGTCGAGATCGAGTACCATATTCAATCGATTTAAATCTTGTCTAATAGAGTTCgagcaagtaatacattttAAGCTCAAACTCGACGCGTGTATATATTGGGTTACACGAGCACAAAAATATGAATTATAGCATATAGATTCTCAACTTGAATTTTAGCCCTGCATTCGCCAAAATATCCCTTGTTTTTAATActtatgtatgtgtgtgtgtgttttttttagtATTCGAGTAGCTCACAAGCTACTCGAGTACAAATAATTAATATTGGAATTTAACTCGAAAAAATAGTCGAGCAACTCGAAATCGACTTGAACTTGGTAAAATTAAACTCGAGTTGAGTTTTGACCTAGTTGTTCACGATATATTCACGTATAAGTTGAATCATTTATATCAAAGGATGTAAACTAGCAGAGCTAGGTCGAATAGTATCAGGCTCAAGTTCGATTCATTGAAGGTATATATACGCTTGATCTCGGCTCGATCTCAATTCGAGATTTTATCACGAGGCTCGAGCTCAGTTCGTTTTGAAATTACTAAGCTCGCGACTAGCTTGAGTTTggttcattaatagctcgtttatcaCGTTTACGAGGTTGGCTCGAGCTCAGTTAAAGCGAGCTCATTTTCGAGTTTGTTAAACAAGCTCATTTTTTAGCTCGTTAAACAAGTTCGTTTTCGAGCACATAGAACATTCTTAACCAAAAGATCGACAAAGATACGAGAATGGGATATATATGATTATCATTTTGTAGTCTTTTTAATATATATCTTTCACTCATATATCGATGTAGGACAATGCAAGTTTTTTTCCGATACTTGAGTTATTgtctaaaaaattattcaagATCGAGCGACATAAACGAGCTCGAGCTCCGCAAGTTTTAAGCTCCAACTCGATTCGATAAACATAATAAACGATTTCATATGTACTTTTCGTCGAACAAAACTTCAAATAACTCATAAACGAATTGATTCGTTTATATTACTTTTTGTTTCTAAACACGAACCTTCGGTTGGGAGAAGAAtactaatttttaattattcccGTTTCCTTCGGAACCACCCAGCAAAATCGCGGCCCGCTTTGATTTTCCACGTGTTACGTTATTACACCCTACACGGCATTGAAACCTAATCCGACCTCCCCAAATAAAACCCTAGCATTGATCAGATCACCCCTTTCCTATAATACCGTCCATTCAAAAAACATGGAGCTGTGCACAGCTCGAGGCAtctccaatctcctttttcacaAGCCGAAGCCGCCACCGCCGCACATTGCTCCCAGCAACATTCGATACCCAATCAAATGCAGTACCCCTTGTCCTGCCCACCTGAAGCAAACCCGCTCTACTTCTGGTAATCAATTGGATTTCGTTTTCCAGTTTTATGTGAGATATTTGGAAAAGAATTAGCTGGCCTactcttttttttgtttttttttccatttttttagttttttctgTAGATGTTATTAGATTTATTTGGATTCTCGTGAGAATTGATGATTCAGGATCAATATTTTTGCTTTCTGAATTTTCTGCCGTCGAAGTTTTTTACGTGCTATAGCTCCAAGTGAGGACTGGTTTTGTTCTTATCTTCTGTATCTAATTTAAATAGGATTTTCGTATGATGGTTTTTTCTGTTGCTGGTATTGTGATCCATTGTCGTTAACTACGACAATGAAGGTGCTTATTCCCTGTAATCATGTGAGCAGGACCTCGATACACAATTATTTCATGTCTCAGCTCCACGACTGAGGCAACCACTTACGAGGCAGTCTCACCCGATGAGACGACTACTGTGACAACCTCGCCTGAGGATACCATGTTTGTGGCAGATGCTCCCGAGGAAATCACACCCGAAGAAACCGTGCCCGAGATATCTGTGACTGAAGCAACCTCCGGTATCAAAGACGAGCCAGAATCGGAAGGTGCGATGACAGTTGAAGTGGTAGACTCTCTACCTTTTGAAAAGAAGGAAGATTACATTAATCAGCCTGATGTGGTGCTACAAGAAGATGATTCATTGCAACTGCTTAAGTTCTTGGAGGACCTTAATATAAAGGTTTTTTCTCACGTCTTTCATTTTGTTGTCCTTGCACGTAGTATGTCCTAATGGTTCCATACTATTTGTGGTTTAGGTTAGTTTATTGTCGTTGCTGATTGCTATACATACAGCTTATAAAAACGCAAGCcattgattaaaaaattaaatgagtgC encodes:
- the LOC142544767 gene encoding cyclin-D4-1-like isoform X1, whose product is MADCNSFDCSEPDLLCDEENSGFCSNGGDEYDDLFNPFNEQNHRNSEKIGPDGGSESRPFIPFPCLSAEHIGWMVEREREFLLGDAYLERLRSGELVLGLRKEALDWMSKACAYHKFGESCLYLAVNYLDRFLSVYNVPVCSSENGGKHKWTTQLVAVACLLLAAKVEEVNAPSTLGIQAGETEVVFQGKTVQRMEIVVLEYLKWRMKPYTPCDYIDYYLRKINDTEFPPEPLISRSVEIILSTIKGIDFLGYRPSEIAAAVAVNVSGGIHGIDIDKALPRFIGIEKEKLVMCLELIQDLTSNRGVSSSVPHSPIGVLDAACWSYKSDGTTVGSCPSSSNTSPDNKRRKLDRTTSNSLIS
- the LOC142544767 gene encoding cyclin-D4-1-like isoform X2 is translated as MADCNSFDCSEPDLLCDEENSGFCSNGGDEYDDLFNPFNEQNHRNSEKIGPDGGSESRPFIPFPCLSAEHIGWMVEREREFLLGDAYLERLRSGELVLGLRKEALDWMSKACAYHKFGESCLYLAVNYLDRFLSVYNVPVCSSENGGKHKWTTQLVAVACLLLAAKVEEVNAPSTLGIQAGETEVVFQGKTVQRMEIVVLEYLKWRMKPYTPCDYIDYYLRKINDTEFPPEPLISRSVEIILSTIKGIDFLGYRPSEIAAAVAVNVSGGIHGIDIDKALPRFIGIEKVVLDTA
- the LOC142546522 gene encoding uncharacterized protein LOC142546522 isoform X1 translates to MELCTARGISNLLFHKPKPPPPHIAPSNIRYPIKCSTPCPAHLKQTRSTSAGPRYTIISCLSSTTEATTYEAVSPDETTTVTTSPEDTMFVADAPEEITPEETVPEISVTEATSGIKDEPESEGAMTVEVVDSLPFEKKEDYINQPDVVLQEDDSLQLLKFLEDLNIKFDYENKYSIVALGIGGLISLRIAVAVIGAIDSIPLFPKVLELVGLGYTIWFTTRYLIFEQKRGEFVARVKQFKEEVIGQEND
- the LOC142546522 gene encoding uncharacterized protein LOC142546522 isoform X2 encodes the protein MELCTARGISNLLFHKPKPPPPHIAPSNIRYPIKCSTPCPAHLKQTRSTSGPRYTIISCLSSTTEATTYEAVSPDETTTVTTSPEDTMFVADAPEEITPEETVPEISVTEATSGIKDEPESEGAMTVEVVDSLPFEKKEDYINQPDVVLQEDDSLQLLKFLEDLNIKFDYENKYSIVALGIGGLISLRIAVAVIGAIDSIPLFPKVLELVGLGYTIWFTTRYLIFEQKRGEFVARVKQFKEEVIGQEND